GGCCATCTTCGGTCGGACGATCCCCTACTTCCTGGTTCAGGCCTCCACGGCGCTCATCCTGCTCCTGGCCGCCAACACCTCCTTCGCGGGCTTCCCCCGCCTGACCTCGGTCGTCGCCCAGGATCGGTTTCTGCCCCGCCAGCTCGCCAACGTGGGCGATCGCCTGGTCTACAGCAACGGGATCGTGATTCTGGGGGCGCTGGCGATTCTCCTGGTCGCAGTCTTCGGCGCGGATACCCACGCGCTGATCCCGCTTTATGCGGTCGGGGTGTTCCTCTCCTTCACCCTCTCCCAGGCGGGAATGGTCCGGCGGTGGCTGAAGCGGCGGGGTCCGGGCTGGCAGCGGGGGGTCCTGATCAACGGGGTAGGGGCTGCCACAACGGGGGTCGTCCTCACGGTTGTCGCCGGGACAAAGTTCCTCGAGGGGGCCTGGCTCGTGGTCCTCCTCATCCCGGGAATCGTCCTGCTCTTCGGGAAGATCCGGCGGCACTATCTCCACGTCGCCTCCCAGCTCACGCTGGAGGGCTTCCGGGAGGAGCCGCCGACCGGGCACACGGTTCTCGTGCTGGTCGCCGCGATGCACCGCGGGGTGGTGACGGCCCTGCACTACGCGCAGGCCATCTCGAGCGACGTGGAGGCGGTCACCGTGAGCCTCGACCCCGCCGCCACCGAGCGGTTGCGGGCACAATGGCGCGAGTATGCCCCCGACGTCCCCCTGGTCGCCCTGGACTCGCCCTATCGGTCGGTGGTCCAGCCGATCCGGGAGTATCTGGAGAAGGTGAAGGGACGCTCGGCCCGCCACCTGGTCACGGTGGTCCTGCCGGAGTTCGTCCCCGGCCACTGGTGGGAGCACCTGCTCCACAACCAGACGGCCCTGGCCCTCAAGGCCGTCCTCCTCTTCTCGAAGCGGACCGTGGTCACCAGCGTTCCCCACCACCTGGCGCGGTAGGGCTGACGCCGGGGCAGGATGAAGGCAGGCCCAAGG
The nucleotide sequence above comes from Candidatus Methylomirabilis sp.. Encoded proteins:
- a CDS encoding amino acid permease; this translates as MASSLKRLLLGDPLTTAQAKGERLGKVTGLAVFASDNLSSVAYATEEILLALALAGTAAFAYTLPIGAAIGLLMVVVATSYWQTVHAYPSGGGAYVVALHNLGRPAGLTAAAALMIDYVLTVAVSIAAGVAALTSAFPSLYPWRVSLAALCIVLIMVANLRGVRESGRLFAVPTYLFIASFFLLLIGGAVALGSRGDAAALPGGLPVTGGGSGTAGAASAVPLFILLRAFASGCAALTGVEAIANGVQAFRPPEARNAAITLAWMAAILLTLFLGVTYLATAFEVAPREGETVVSQIARAIFGRTIPYFLVQASTALILLLAANTSFAGFPRLTSVVAQDRFLPRQLANVGDRLVYSNGIVILGALAILLVAVFGADTHALIPLYAVGVFLSFTLSQAGMVRRWLKRRGPGWQRGVLINGVGAATTGVVLTVVAGTKFLEGAWLVVLLIPGIVLLFGKIRRHYLHVASQLTLEGFREEPPTGHTVLVLVAAMHRGVVTALHYAQAISSDVEAVTVSLDPAATERLRAQWREYAPDVPLVALDSPYRSVVQPIREYLEKVKGRSARHLVTVVLPEFVPGHWWEHLLHNQTALALKAVLLFSKRTVVTSVPHHLAR